A window of Glycine soja cultivar W05 chromosome 13, ASM419377v2, whole genome shotgun sequence genomic DNA:
aattttaaattctgagaAGTGTAAAAACCCAAACAGTTAGCCATCTATGATCCTGCTTTATCACTAAAAAGATTTTACTGTTTGTTTGAATATGAATGTTACCTTTCCACGATTAACTCAACCtatatagaaaattaatttaaaatgggCAAATATTTTactgctttcttctttttctaatgTTAATGCCTTCCTTCAAACATGCAATTTTTAGCACCTCCAGTTTCAAAGTTTTTAAACCCCATGGTACCTTAATGCCATCTTTGCCGGTAGTTACCATGAAATGATATCTTAATCAAACAGCCAAATATGCagttaagaaaagtaatgtCTTGTGGATATTAAATCATGATTGATACTCCTCCACAAGACTAGTAAGGTAGTTGATGCCACGCAACCTTAacattggataaaaaaatactcatagGTTGATTCCTTGATACAAATACTTCAAAAGCAcagaataattttaatattggaGATAAATTGTCCTGGATAAAAAAACTTGGTTGTTTAAATACCTGTTTCAGGTTAAGCAAGAAGTTTCTGGTTAGATATGCCTGGACAATTGCACGCGCACTCAGAAAAAGTAGTTGGTATCCATTTTCCTGACATAAATCCAGATATAGTATTTAGACATTAATCTTCTTGAGATATAAATCATTGGAACAATAGGCTTCACCATAACATCATGCATGCTAGACTGCATTTTACAATAGATAGATAGTAAAGTTCTGCTGATAACAAATTAGCCATCAAAATttatttgcattttcattctaaTGGAAAGAAATATAAGCTTAAATCTGGGGCCAATTTGTATAAacatatcaaatatcacttataGGAGAAAGAAATACAAAGGTAAAATGATTCAAACTTTTCccataagctaaaattaacttatgcaccTATAATTTTAGAGTAGATGAAAGAGTTTCTCAAAAGTTTAGGTAGATAAGTGGATTTTTAAACTTATAaagttttattcaatttatcttcttttttctttctcctataATGTACGGGATCCTAGtcctaaattgaaaaataataataactaaggTGAGGGCTACTCCTTGAGTAAGTCTTGGACACTTAATCcattcaataatttttcatttgaatcatgcgataatatattaaaagttgTTGATACCAAAAGTAGATAAACTAAACATTCATAGGCATGTAATCTTAAATTCTTAATAACAATATTGATGAAATGCAAAGTGAAacaggaaagaaaataaaagtaaaagaaagcaGTTAATGTTGTATGGTAATGAAAGTAGACTATGGACATTGTACCATCTCAGTTAAATGGCTGGAAAAGAGCCATGTCTCACTAGTCATTAGCCTTACTATCTACTATGCTTGTTGATTGAGCAAAAATGACTTGAGCAAGCTCCAGGCTCATTTGTAGAGCAATCTCAAGCCGAAGCTCAAAGGAACAAGGTTTAGTTCCTTCTAAACCCGTTTAAATTTATGGGtgcatatatttttacataagaTCTATCAAACAAACCTCACTAAATTTTTGCCATCACAATCCCATTCCAATTGAAATGAACATATGCTATATctgtacaaattttaaaaaatatacatacctTAATAGCACAGAAAAGCCTTGCCACTCCAGATTGTGTCCAATCTTTGCCAACTAAAGGCATGAACTGCCCCAAAACATCAGAcctaaaaggaaagaaaaaaaaaacaaagtttttatCATGGTTCTCAAACCATAATGCAACTCTGTCTTCTACTCCCTCCATAGATTATTTTAGCAGAACTTCCATTCAGACATGTTTATCTAATCATATCAGCAAATGCAATCATGCTTAACATCTATTTGTCACGCATCTACATTATAGGGGTGTCTAGGGTTTGGTTTAGTATATAAAACCAAAACAAATCCAATTTAAAACCAAATATTTAGATTGAATTCTGAACCAAACcactttattttttcaaaactaaaaaaccAGTTATTAAAGCGATGTACGAACAAAACTGGGTTTGGATCAAAActgatttttaattcaaaactgACTTGAAAACCAGTTTTAAAActgaaacttattttaaaaatggccCAAACtgatttaaaattacttttaaaaatgaattcttaaaagaaaaatggattTATAACCGGTTTTagttaaaaactaattggtgTAAAACCAAAACCAGTTTTTAGAAATGGATAACCAAACCATTTGTTAAGTATTAAACCAGTTAGGCTTAAAACTGTTAAcagtatttgttaatttttaaatgtattttgtaACACTCCGAACGAATCACACCAGAATGAGAGGGATCTAGAAACTGTAAAAATGAGACTGTACAATTGAGAATAATTTAAAGGAATTAATAGCTACTACCTATACCAACAAAATGCATCTACTTTTCGGTAACACATCATTTAAGAACCCCACAATTAAGCGTGGATGACTTGAAGTAGTTATAGGATGGGTGACCTTTTCAgaagttttccaaaaaaacatGTGAGCGAGAACAAAGCACGCTGAAAAGTCTCGTATTGGTTTGTGGACACAGTCAATGATCTTGAGAGTAGTCGGGCAATGTCAGAGTTGGCTGTCGAGGTATCAAAAAGAGCTACCTACAGAGAGTTCTGACCGGTGAAGAGTTCTTACCAACAAGGATGTTGAGTGAAATATCACTGTGTAAAGTGTCATAGTGTGAGAGCCGCCTAAAAGTCAGCAATCAAGGACGATACATGCTTggtttaaattaacttttttttcacaTCCCTAATCTATAAATAACAGAGACAAATTTGGTATgggaaaaaatttctaaaagaaaaCCCCCAGAATTGTGCAATCTGTTAGACCTCCCATTAAGAAGCTATACCACAGGAGAAATAGAGTTAGGCCCAATTATTGTGCAGACACCTCTCTTAATGATGCTTTGTAAACTGGAGAGTTAGCTAAGAATTGAGGTAGTTATGCTAATATAAATAGAATGAAGGCAGGGGAAGGAGTCACTTTTGGAGGAAGTTGTAAGAAGTTAGGCAGGCTCTAAAAGCCCAGATATctgtaactaactaactaccaTTCAGATTTTATCTACTGTTTTAAGTCATTGTTCCGAAAAGGAGTCATCAATAAAGATGGTTTCATTCTTTCTCTATATACCTTTTCCTATCTGATGCAGTTCCTAACACAACCATCATGGCcagacaatgaaaaaaaaataaaaactacaaaTTTGCACAATATTTAGTCAAAGGATCAGCAATGGAATTTTAATAGGATGTGCACAAGCTAATGACGGATGTTTTGGTTCATCCACTCTGTCTAAAAGTCATCCACTCCAAGACGATGAATAACTACATCCAGACCCTCTTCTCTATTGTCTTGCACTTTGTAACAGTCTCAATAGCATCAGCGATTACCAAAATTTGCATTATGGAGACACATACAGGGATTTCATCTAAAATATACATCCACTTAAATGGAGAACAGAATTGTAAAGAAAAACACCAATGGTGAAGTAGCCTTACTTGGTAATAGTTCCATCAACGTCTGAAATTACAATTCTTGCATTCCACTtccataaataaatatgagCATCAACCTGTTATGCAATTAAAATTTCTCTCAAACAAAAGTCAACCATTGTATATAACTTAATACAGGAACTTAGACAGTCAATGAATGTCAAAACCTGTTGTGTTCCAAGAACCCTTGTGGAGAAACTGAAGGTTACCAAATTTTGACCCTCTTTGAGATTTAAGGATGCTATCTGCTCAGTAGTGGGAACATTTGTTCTTAGAAATTGCTTATGAGAAGATCCCTGGGTACTGGATGTTGGAGTTGGTTCTATCAGAGATCCAGACTCAGAATCTAGAAATACCTCCTCATTTGATGAGTTGCTATTAGTATGCTCAAATGTTTTGACCTTCCGAAAAGGAATAGGCCAAAGTCTCCATCTGCGTCCAGACGAAGATGATCCCAGATCATCATCCCTGGACTTCAATGCATGATCCTGTTCCACAGGAATTGTATCTTTGGACTCAACAGGTAAATCTAAACCATAAACAGCCATTCCAAGAACAAGAGGAGCAGCCTTTTCCCATGTCATGTACCTCTCTTTAAACTTGATAAcaagattttgatttttaattattgatggaGCAGAACTTGTGAAGTCAACTACAGATATGCGATGTGCTTCAAACACTTCAGCAGCCGCTATTGAACCCATGCCCACCTTAAGTTCATGACCACAAAGGGACATCTCAAATCCTGCAAATTATAAGATAAATGAAAGTAAATAAACAGCTTAttaatattgaataaataattgCAGAATCCAAGTGCAAATCATTTGCAGCACTGGTCTTACCCAAACCCAAATGGCTTTGATCCCCTTTATTTGAAGTTTCTGTTTGAGGCTCCACCACCTCACTTGTAGCCCTAACATCTTTGAGTGCCGGGGTTTGTTGACTCTCATCTAACTCATCATTTGATACTGACTTGTCAACATGTTCATCATTCTGTTCAGTATCAGTAGTAACAGAATGAGAGCCAGAAGCAGTTTCAATTTTTCCAGATGCATTTTTCTCAACCTCTTGAATTTCCAACTCTGATTTCAGAGATCTATGGCCATTAGAAGAAGTAGAACCACTATGAGGTGATAACTCATCACCGTTTTTAGATATTGCAATGCTCTCTTGTTCATTTTCATCAACTACAGGACAACTTGCATTAGATTCCTCTGCTGAATTTTGAATCTCCAATGAAGAACCTATATCTTGTAAATCAGCATTTCCAGCCTGCTGACCAAAATCTTGTAGCTCCAAATAGCTTTTGAAAACATTCTCCCTCTTGATACCTGATGCAGCCCCTTTTGAATCAGTTTTTATATGATCTTGATTTTTAATCTCCAAGGTATCCTGTGCTTCACAGATATGTGCTTCCTCTCCTTGACAAAGTTTAAGCAAAAGCTTAGAAGTATTATCATCACCATTAGTGTCGCAACGTCTGGGTTGGACATTAGTTGTTTGAGCACCCAACTGATTAATATAACCAGCAGCCCAAGCATTTTCACCAGTACTAAACTCTCCGTTGCCTTCACGTAAGTCAGTCTCTTCACCCGGTCCCAGATGAAATTGAGGAGTTTTTAACTGCACATTCTCCTCAGCCTGCTCTGATTCTGAGATAGGGGCAGTCAATATATGACCGTCAACACTCACCAAGACCATCTCTGGATGTGAACCCTGTGACTCCCCAAAATTGTCTCCCTCTAGGCTCTCATATGAATTAGACTCATATTCTGACAACTCAACTGAATCTTCTAAAGAAGATCGATCATCCGGGAATTCATAAAATCTCCTATCAATGTCGGATTCTGCCCTTTGAAGTTGAGACACAACCAAGGAATCACTCTCATCTTTCAACCGAAGCACCCCAGAATCCGAGATGCTATGATCAAGTCTATGAACATTAATCAAATAGCCATTCTTTTTGTCAATAGAATCTTGAACAGCCTCAATCGAATCAACTCCTTTATCATCATCCACCTCCTTCAAAAAATAAGCCTCCCCCGAATTGTCAAGATACATATGAAAATTGGCCTCAACACCATTAACATTTATCCTAACAAACTTCTCCGCACCTTTGAGAACACCCTGAAATTTACCAAACCGAACATACCAAGGCGTGCTTCGAAATGTCCCATCTTGTTGCTGAACAACAATCACATCAACAGCCCCACCAAATGGGTGAAAAGGGGTAGCAACTGAGTACACACCTTGAGTTATCAAGCTTCCAACTTTGCCtacaacattcattttttttttcttctacagAAAGAgagcccaaaaaaaaaaaaaaaaacagacctCAAAATTTAAGCCTTGCTTCCAAACATAACAACCCAAACGCCATGTATAAATAATTCCTCCAACTTTTGTCTCTTTCCACGGATTATGGTTCCTGATCAAAAATACCACTGCATGGCAaacacaaatataatttatttaaaaaaaaaacaaatttaacaaaaacataaatacaCAATGACCAATTTAAtgtacaaaaaacaaaaacaaaaaaaaaagacttttccAACCCAtatggagaaaaataaaaggggAGGACTGAAAATCCAAAGttgaaaacagaaaatcaaTATAGAAAGAGGGTACTTAcagattcataaaaaaaaattataaaaagcaaTTTGGGGACTCAAAAACTTGATGGCGATTCCGGtttttcttccctttctttTATGTAATGTTGTTCTTAAATTGTTGCTTTAACCATTTGATGTTCTGAATCCTCCACCTCCCTTCTCCAAGGtcgttgtcaatttttttagtgGAGGCTTCGAGGTTTGAACTTCTGAAGGATTTGGATACCAGAAAAATCCCGGCTTCAGAACCAACCCTTTTCACTCCACGCATTAAATAGTTACTTCCCACGACGATAAATCCTCAATTACTCCATTTTTGCAGTCATATTACGGGAATTAACTTGGCGGATAATGTATAATAACGAATCGTGCGCGGGGCTTTTTGGTCATTTTCGTTGGTTTTCGTGCTTCAGCATGGACGAACCACAACACCGACCACCCAGTGTTTTGTTCCATGGTTTGTTTGACTTGTTAACACagcattgattaaaaaatattatatgattatttaaactttaatataattccattaattaaaattaaagaattctttaatatttttgtactacataattgaattatatattgaagaaatacaaaattagaattaacatttattttataatgtacattttaaaataaataatattaatgtaaaaatattttcatgttatgtaaaatgttattaattaatttagcaagggttattattaatataagattattaaagatataaatttttaaaaaatatatacgtaTATAAGTGTTCTTACAAGCCTTCCAAGCAACTCTAACctaattacaaattttaccaTCTACCTTGTAGGAATTTCTATGATGTCTTAGGATATTAATGGGCCAGAAATTATAATCTTTGTTATAACTATTCTGTCAATAGATGATTAAGAATGAATGATAGAGAGTTTTGGATGTTTTTAACgtgattaaaaatgatttaatgtgAGATTATCTTTCTaatattatatgaaattttgatattttcttcattattttttaggtCGACTAAGAACTTGTTCATTAAgacatcaaatttaaatataatgctaaacttttttctttgtttagatttaaacttattaaaattcattttaaatcaaggtgtattaataaaacaaaaacaatctaCCAACATATTACTAGTTCAAGTGAAACTAGTCTTGAATCTAATAAATAGATCTAAAATTCAAGTcttgtaaataataaaatgtgatttaaagaaaatttcattaaaaatgatcaatttaatttttcagtaaaaattattcattaataattacTAAATATTCCATACTaatgggaagaaaaaaaatatataatcataaaCTCTTAAATTACATtagcttatttttttattaattttgggaGTAATTAGATGGCaaactttaataattttatcctaACTTTTATTCTACtcaaaattttgataatatcaattatttaaacTCAAACTCAACTCAAGTCTTCTTAAATGAGTTTAGGTTAGTTCAATTTGTAACTATAATATATACCCTTCTTCACCAATATATAAAGTATATAACTTCGATCATAAGAATCAATTTCTAATGACATGGCCTTATAATAATTCTATAAAGCTTCTCATAATTTTCTTCAGATTCAGTTGATATCTGTTAcggttaaaaactaaaattaaaatatatatcaccatatatattttagaataaataatcaatataaatataatatcctCTATATcaagtaaatttttattaataatatataattaaaaacagaaatttaaatataaaatataaaattcaattaaaacatATTGTCAACTTGTTTACAAAATACAGCGAATCCATAGTATCTTCATGTTGAGACAAACTAATGCAACAAGACGGTTCATAAACACCCATCACTAATCCATTCATGAATCCGCTGGGAAGGTTGTTTATTCTCATTTCTCTTTCGgaatattactattttttatggCTTGTTTGGGACTTTTGACAATTTTTAAATACGCACGCGTTGACCACGTGATGCGTTAGGTGACGGTtcagggaagaagaagaaaaaaacagatGAGAAAACAGCTtggaattataaattatttaacgtGTGCCATGTTCTCTGTCTCCATATGCATATGCCAATTTTGCCATCCACAAGAAATTATGATGATAATTAGGAagatttcttgttttcttctatATTAAGTTTTCCACATTGTATGGTCTCTCCGTTGGCCGAACTATTAATACGACCAATCTAGAAGTATGACAtgatatttttatgtataacaaataataaatactattttttacaACATCAttcatcattaattcattatatataataattttgtttattaattcatataacaactattttaaaaattgtataaaggtttatttttagtagtggatgatataaaaaaatttacaagaataatacatgttaattaaaaattctttctatttaatctttcattgtaaattttagtttctttatttttaatctatctCCAgtttcatttaatataaaaaaatgaaaagaatattaatttCCATATGTTTAATAGACATGTGTTATTAGTGTAAAACAATTTACACtattcttgatatttttttaaataattcttaaaaatcaacaaatttatttttaaatattcataaataataatataaaaagtatttattcaaggcatagaaagaaaggaaatgtattccttttttttctgtttgattTTATCAAcgaaaaaaacttaattaagttttccatcattgtaatttagtattttttttaaaaataaattgtaacaCGTGTTACtttgatatacatatttatataataaaatacatgaaaatgtagaattacataaaataattttattcaataaacataaaGGAATTCACGTGGGTAGAAAGTTCACATTTGCGTTAAtcaccaaataaaaaatttatcaattaagggtatgaaaacattttttactcaaaacaaggtcgtccaaaACTTTGAACTAAAGACTCAGCatgtgaaacaaaaataataaaaactgcATGTCtagaacttcatgcaattaatgcAGAAACTCATGCTCCAATATCACATCCTATCAAAGCATTGTGTCTCAATGTCCTTTAACAAGagattctttaaagtcatccacctaaccatTTGTTTCCACTAACACAAGGTTTGAGATCATATGATTTAAACACAAACAACTCAcaggaagtgagttatcaaattCATAAACAGGTAAAGATAAATGgaaacatacacacacatataaatataacaaattcAACTTAGCACAATTCACATCATTTTACCACTCATTGCGTAACATTACTTGTCCTAgtgatttaatcacaaaatcacatttCACACCTTCACATTAAACATGTGTTCAGAACAACacaacatctcacactcacacaattcattaccCACTATCATGTAACAAatcacaatgatcattacacagacgttatgcaacagatacactagGACTtgatcctatatgcaatgtggtaccatgtcagtgaaaaacttTGTTGGACTTCTAGGAGTACATGATAAGATAAACTATACAttggtaagtcaggtcactctcacttgGTAAAATCATATGAAGACCAGTAAGGATCACGTtttgttttgcaagaatgctctaaccatgtgggatcggcacaagctcaaaggagcactcaaaccgggtgtatttaccctCAAGGCCTAGACTTTGAAAAAGTCTGCCAGGGCTACTCCCTTTTGATTCAAGTTCAACtcataaaacattttaacaaaCTCGTCgctcttaaagggtcttacgATCATG
This region includes:
- the LOC114381200 gene encoding phosphatidate phosphatase PAH1-like, with the translated sequence MNVVGKVGSLITQGVYSVATPFHPFGGAVDVIVVQQQDGTFRSTPWYVRFGKFQGVLKGAEKFVRINVNGVEANFHMYLDNSGEAYFLKEVDDDKGVDSIEAVQDSIDKKNGYLINVHRLDHSISDSGVLRLKDESDSLVVSQLQRAESDIDRRFYEFPDDRSSLEDSVELSEYESNSYESLEGDNFGESQGSHPEMVLVSVDGHILTAPISESEQAEENVQLKTPQFHLGPGEETDLREGNGEFSTGENAWAAGYINQLGAQTTNVQPRRCDTNGDDNTSKLLLKLCQGEEAHICEAQDTLEIKNQDHIKTDSKGAASGIKRENVFKSYLELQDFGQQAGNADLQDIGSSLEIQNSAEESNASCPVVDENEQESIAISKNGDELSPHSGSTSSNGHRSLKSELEIQEVEKNASGKIETASGSHSVTTDTEQNDEHVDKSVSNDELDESQQTPALKDVRATSEVVEPQTETSNKGDQSHLGLGFEMSLCGHELKVGMGSIAAAEVFEAHRISVVDFTSSAPSIIKNQNLVIKFKERYMTWEKAAPLVLGMAVYGLDLPVESKDTIPVEQDHALKSRDDDLGSSSSGRRWRLWPIPFRKVKTFEHTNSNSSNEEVFLDSESGSLIEPTPTSSTQGSSHKQFLRTNVPTTEQIASLNLKEGQNLVTFSFSTRVLGTQQVDAHIYLWKWNARIVISDVDGTITKSDVLGQFMPLVGKDWTQSGVARLFCAIKENGYQLLFLSARAIVQAYLTRNFLLNLKQDGKTLPNGPVVISPDGLFPSLYREVIRRAPHEFKIACLEDIKRLFPSDYNPFYAGFGNRDTDELSYRKIGVPKGKIFIINPKGEVAISHRIGAKSYTSLHTLVNDMFPPTSLVEQEDYNSWNYWKTPLPDID